From Cannabis sativa cultivar Pink pepper isolate KNU-18-1 chromosome 8, ASM2916894v1, whole genome shotgun sequence, a single genomic window includes:
- the LOC115720994 gene encoding uncharacterized protein LOC115720994, whose translation MAVLYFIQCFLLSNTPDKEVSRFVLDVVDSGRWDEYCWGRESFELTIDSFKGRIEHGIIMKNRKAEKGGQYDGWYRALGCPWVFTVWFYECCPAMVNSFYKRVLSSIPRILNWSNTIVTKNPTLRDLKGKIFDLPLEKLKIKNMRPTDEERQQLQLDGLFLDESIDERGVAKQSFEGGSSSKKSDSADIDWMKSKLEMLISNQSSLAEDFISWRCFVDFNFKSVMTVIKDIQEKVNAIHCRPSDEVFILILLFRFFYIFFCIVSLLFYLSFIYVG comes from the exons ATGGCTGTTTTGTATTTCATtcagtgttttcttcttagcaatACTCCTGACAAAGAAGTGTCTAGGTTTGTTCTAGATGTAGTTGATAGCGGTCGGTGGGAtgagtattgttggggtagggaATCATTTGAATTGACAATTGACTCATTCAAAGGTAGGATCGAGCATGGGatcattatgaaaaatagaaaggCAGAGAAGGGAGGCCAATATGATGGCTGGTATAGGGCATTGGGATGTCCTTGGGTTTTCACGGTTTGGTTTTATGAATGCTGTCCTGCAATGGTGAACTCTTTCTATAAGAGAGTTTTATCTTCTATTCCCAGGATTCTGAACTGGAGCAACACCAtcgtcaccaaaaatccaacccTTCGAGACTTGAAGGGCAAGATTTTTGATTTACCTTTGGAGAAG TTGAAGATAAAAAACATGCGTCCTACTGATGAAGAGAGGCAGCAGCTTCAACTTGACGGTTTATTTCTCGatgaatctattgatgaacGTGGTGTAGCGAAGCAATCCTTCGAGGGTGGGTCATCTTCAAAGAAGTCTGATTCAGCAGATATTGATTGGATGAAATCTAAGCTGGAGATGCTCATTTCGAATCAATCATCATTGGCCGAGGACTTCATTTCATGGAggtgttttgttgattttaatttcaaatccgtaatgactgtaattaaggatatCCAAGAGAAGGTTAATGCCATTCATTGTCGTCCTTCTGATGaggtatttattcttattttattgtttaggtttttttatatttttttttgtatagtttctttactgttttatttaagtttcatttatgttggttga
- the LOC133030155 gene encoding uncharacterized protein LOC133030155: MELMSSGSQSAGDDRDFKMVTYVKGLYALNDAFADPVSTEIEAKFDAWIGEGLLKHPRHYNCYEDGAKKFTPGFRLGVDYVEDKTWFYHLATCDMFMNDSHMNTIFYYLRKKGKYSSAVTLNFATTDCLFDDSIQALYHKFNKAKSMKTKMSHIHAAHPIAHYIRGMRIPCSKPWYEADHVLFIINLRRESHWVFGRLDLNEGTLFLYNSLRTAKMNAAARNAMKAYSVLLPLFFDLLGFWKNRAQAPASVSDPTAPFRIMELSGLASQQKK, translated from the exons atggagcttatgtcctcaggttctcaatcagctggggatgatagggatttcaaaatggtgacttatgtgaagggcctttatgctcttaatgatgcttttgctgatcccgtatctaccgagattgaggcaaaatttgacgcttggattggtgaaggattgcttaaacatcctag gcattataattgttatgaagacggcgcaaagaaatttaccccgggttttaggctaggtgttgattatgttgaGGATAAAACTTGGTTTTACCATTTGGCCACATGCGACATGTTTATGAACGACTCG catatgaacaccatattctattaccttcggAAAAAAGGTAAGTATTCTTCCGCTGTGACGTTGAATTTCGCAACTACTGATTGTCTTTTTGATGATTCCATCCAAGCATTGTACCACAAATTTAACAAGGCCAAGTCAATGAAGACTAAGATGTCACACATTCACGCTGCCCACCCAATTGCGCATTACATCCGAGGTATGCGCATTCCCTGTTCCAAGCCTTGGTATGAAGCCGATCATGTGCTTTTCATCATCAATTTAAGAAGGGAAAGTCATTGGGTTTTTGGGCGTCTTGACTTGAACGAAGGGACGTTGTTTCTGTACAATTCTTTGAGGACCGCGAAGATGAATGCCGCAGCTAGGAATGCGATGAAGGCTTATTCCGTGTTGCTGCCTTTGTTTTTCGATTTACTTGGGTTCTGGAAGAATAGAGCACAAGCTCCTGCCTCAGTTTCTGACCCTACAGCTCCATTCAGAATCATGGAGCTTAGTGGTCTTGCGTCTCAGCAGAAGAAGTGA
- the LOC133030156 gene encoding uncharacterized protein LOC133030156, with protein sequence MESLRALIQQWTYTNRKKAQKTTTFLTPTAEKKLVDNFVESLTENVKPINETMFEVIELTRSWVINLKEKTCSCNRFQLDELPCAHAFVVIKEMNLNVYNYCSGYYTTRTWLETYSGSTYPVHNHTTWDVPQNIKDIIVLPPNQKIRSGRPRKRKFLSEWDTKKHNRCGKCGKHGHNRKTCNNQAIK encoded by the exons atggagtcattgagagcattgattcaacaatggacatacacaaacaggaaaaaagcacagaaaacaacaacatttttaacacctacagcagaaaagaaattagtcgacaactttgtggaatcattgacagaaaat GTAAAACCAATAAACGAGACCATGTTCGAAGTCATTGAACTAACCAGATCATGGGTCATCAACCTCAAGGAGAAAACATGCAGTTGCAACAGATTCCAACTTGATGAGTTACCGTGTGCTCATGCGTTTGTTgttataaaagagatgaacttgaatgtttacaactactgttcgggttattacaccacgcgaacatggcttgaaacatacagcggctcaacatatccggtacacaatcacacaacttgggatgtgccacaaaatataaaagatatcattgttctaccaccaaaccaaaaaataagatctggaagaccaaggaaacgaaagtttttatctgaatgggatacaaaaaaacataacaggtgcGGCAAATGTGGAAAACACGGACACAATcgaaagacatgcaacaatcaagcaataaaatag